The DNA sequence TGTGCTTCTCATAGTTGTCGTCTTTAAATTATTAAAAAATTATCAGATCGAAAGTCAAATCAACTAAACCAATTCAATATGTTAAAGTTTTCAAAGTGTCTGCTCTAGCAGACACTTTGAACTTTGGGTGTCGAATAGCTACCTTTTTAATTCAAAACAAATCAAATTAAATGAACCTCTAAAAACTTGAAAACCACACAATTCATAAGAATTGTGTGGTTTTTGTAGCTATTTAAATAACTTTTAGTGACCTCGACAGGATTCAAACCTGTAACCTCTTGAGCCGTAATCAAGTGCGCTATTCAGTTGCGCCACGAGGCCTTTTTAAGTGGGTGCAAATATACATTTTTTATTAAATTATCTCCAAATTTTATTTCAATTTAATTAAAATCATATTTATTCTTTCATGATAGGTTTAAAACTATCAATATTAAACAACTTTTCATAGGTAACCTTTGTTACAAAATTTTGTAAAGCTCCAAACTATTTTTGCAACAACAAATAAAACGATTGATGCAAAAAATAATTTATACTTTAACACTATCTATTTTGTTTTGGAACTTAACATTGCAAGCGCAAGAACTAATTCCAATCACAAAAACTGAAGTCTTAGCTATAGTTTCAGAAAAAAACAGAACTATTAAGATTTCAGAAGAAGAATTCAACCAAGCTAAAGCTGATTTTAGACAAACAAATGCTGTGTTTTTACCAAACATAACAGCAAGTCACACAGGAATAGCCACCACCAATCCATTAATGGCTTTTGGCTCAAAATTGAATCAAGAAATTTTAACGCAAAATGATTTTAATCCAGCATTGTTAAACAACCCTTCTCAGATTGAAAATTATAGTACAAAATTTGAAATTCAACAACCATTAATCAATTTAGATGGTATATACCAACGCAAAGCTGCCAAATCAAAAATGGAAGCCATGTTATTAAAAACAAAGCGTACACAAGAACACTTGGTCTTTGAGGTTGAAAAAGCATACATGCAATTGCAATTGGCCTATAAAGCAGTAGATGTTTTAGAAAAAGCTTTAACTGCTGCCTATTCCAACAAAAATTTAGCAGACAACAGTCTAAAACAAGGTTATCTTCAACGTGCAGATGTTCTAAATGTAGAAGTAAGAGTTACTGAAGTTCAAAACCAGTTACAAACAGCAAAAAGCCATGTGCAAAATGCATCCAATTATTTGTCCTTTTTAATGAATGACGAAACCTATGTGATTTACACACCAACGGATAGTTTAACAATATCAAATTTAAACACAGATAATAAGTCTATTTCTAAAAACCGCTCAGATATTAAAGCAATGGAAATGGCTACAAATGCTTTTGAAGCAATGAATAAAGCTAACAAAATGGCCTTTTTACCAAGATTAAATGCCTTTGGAAGTTATGAACTATATGATGACCAATTATTTCAAGCAGATGCTAATGGTTATTTATTTGGTGCACAATTAAGTTGGGATATTTTTCAAGGTTCTAAACGATTTGGAAAATCACAAAAAAGTAGAGCTGAATTTGAAAAATCAAAATTGGAATACAATCAATACATATCTAAAAGTAATTTAGAATTAAACAAAGCCAAACGTGCTTTTTTAGACGCTAAAAACAAATTAAAATTAACCACTTTAGCCTTAGAACAATCTAAAGAATCTTTAAGAATACGCACTAACAGATTTAAAGAAGGTTTAGAAAAAACATCCGATTTATTAATGGCTGAAACCCAATATGCACAAAAGCAATTGGAATATTACCAAACCATTTTTGAATACAATTACTCACAAGCCTATTTACAATTTTTAACTGAAGAATAATTTTTAAGATGAAAACAATACATACAACACTTAGCCTTTTAATCATTTTATTATTAACAAGTTGTGGAAGTGAAAACAAAAAAGAGCCTACAGATAATGCCCCTGCAATTCCTGTAAAAACAAGGCAAGTAGAAGCCAATAGCAATAATCCATTTTTAAGTGTCAGTGGAAAAATACAAGCAACTAATAGTGCTGATTTAAGCACAAGAATGATGGGTTACGTTACTAAAGTGCATGTAAATGTTGGAGATAAAGTTAATAAAGGCCAATTATTAGTATCAATTAATAATACCGATTTACAAGCAAAACGTGCACAGGTAGATGCTTCGATTACGGAAGCTACAGCCGCTTTTAATAATGCAAAAAAAGATTACAACCGATTTAAAAACTTACTTGCCAATAATAGTGTATCACAAAAAGAAATGGACGACATAACAGCTAATTTTGAAATGGCAAAAGCGCGTTTAGAATCTGCTAATCAAATGAAAAATGAAGTCAATGCTCAATTTACATATAGCAATATTACAGCTCCTTTTAATGGAATAATTACTAATAAAAGTGTAAAATCAGGTAATATGGCAAATCCTGGAGTACCATTGATTAGTATAGAAACTCCAGATAGTTTTGAAGTTATAGCAATGGTTCCTGAGTCAGAAATTTCCGAAATTAAAAAAGAAACAACTGTAGATGTTTTAGTAAAATCTATCAACAAAACCGTTAAAGGAAAAGTTACAGAGGTAAGCAGCTCAGCTAAAAATACAGGAGGTCAATATATAGTAAAAATAGATTTAGAAAAAACTGATACGAATATACTGTCTGGCATGTTTACAACTATACAATTTCCCATAAAAAGAAAAGCAAAATCTGCCATGGTTTTAGTGCCTACAGAAGCCATTATCACCAACGGCCAATTATCTGGTATTTATACACCAAGCCAAAGTAATACGGCGCTATTACGCTGGTTGCGTTTAGGTAGGACTTTTGGAAATCAAGTGGAAGTATTATCCGGCTTAAATGCAGATGAAACTTATATCATTTCAGCTGAAGGGAAACTTTATAATGGTGTTAAAATTTCAATTCAATAACTAAAAAGCTGCGTTAAGGATAAAAGTGAAAATATTTTTTTGCCAAATGCAAAAAAACATGGTGAGGATAACCTATTAAAAACG is a window from the Pseudalgibacter alginicilyticus genome containing:
- a CDS encoding TolC family protein, whose protein sequence is MQKIIYTLTLSILFWNLTLQAQELIPITKTEVLAIVSEKNRTIKISEEEFNQAKADFRQTNAVFLPNITASHTGIATTNPLMAFGSKLNQEILTQNDFNPALLNNPSQIENYSTKFEIQQPLINLDGIYQRKAAKSKMEAMLLKTKRTQEHLVFEVEKAYMQLQLAYKAVDVLEKALTAAYSNKNLADNSLKQGYLQRADVLNVEVRVTEVQNQLQTAKSHVQNASNYLSFLMNDETYVIYTPTDSLTISNLNTDNKSISKNRSDIKAMEMATNAFEAMNKANKMAFLPRLNAFGSYELYDDQLFQADANGYLFGAQLSWDIFQGSKRFGKSQKSRAEFEKSKLEYNQYISKSNLELNKAKRAFLDAKNKLKLTTLALEQSKESLRIRTNRFKEGLEKTSDLLMAETQYAQKQLEYYQTIFEYNYSQAYLQFLTEE
- a CDS encoding efflux RND transporter periplasmic adaptor subunit, which gives rise to MKTIHTTLSLLIILLLTSCGSENKKEPTDNAPAIPVKTRQVEANSNNPFLSVSGKIQATNSADLSTRMMGYVTKVHVNVGDKVNKGQLLVSINNTDLQAKRAQVDASITEATAAFNNAKKDYNRFKNLLANNSVSQKEMDDITANFEMAKARLESANQMKNEVNAQFTYSNITAPFNGIITNKSVKSGNMANPGVPLISIETPDSFEVIAMVPESEISEIKKETTVDVLVKSINKTVKGKVTEVSSSAKNTGGQYIVKIDLEKTDTNILSGMFTTIQFPIKRKAKSAMVLVPTEAIITNGQLSGIYTPSQSNTALLRWLRLGRTFGNQVEVLSGLNADETYIISAEGKLYNGVKISIQ